The following are from one region of the Drosophila subpulchrella strain 33 F10 #4 breed RU33 unplaced genomic scaffold, RU_Dsub_v1.1 Primary Assembly Seq143, whole genome shotgun sequence genome:
- the LOC119558842 gene encoding proteoglycan 4-like, whose amino-acid sequence MAVKATRPRSGLQPGVVQRHERRHAGSKNHVASHEAVKRISRPEQRPQRQQRPVAPTAAPTAPDTWSPTTQRASPGARNERPAPCSATHVIHRSVHCVFTSACRQHPPRHQQRPLTCSPAAPIKHSPSATSSANRASSVPTAANSSALSGIRAQRTAPRAATTERHQAGQQPCPPSAHHTDQRCRASGAPRDAPTTCSPGAPNDQRRRNHIGQPLPHVNSTCRAPAASRPWNPSGDTAGTCITTENRYGLQPQADAATAKEKNPFRRPSTSAMLATTTVANEEDAGPAAGQDPGVGGNAPQGFVDPPPPAIPEASPGSPPERPPRASPRTPRRTSPPGAPHEPRKGCCDRTSARAVPQTPGRTIAPSEMGWEPDLQLFLSGEEEDEVLQALRECPDAGQVMEEAQWIVAPVGWR is encoded by the exons ATGGCAGTAAAGGCGACCAGACCTAGGAGCGGACTTCAACCCGGAGTGGTACAGCGGCACGAGCGTCGGCACGCCGGATCCAAGAA CCACGTGGCCTCCCACGAAGCCGTCAAGCGCATATCACGCCCCGAGCAGCGCCCTCAGCGACAGCAGCGCCCAGTCGCGCCCACAGCAGCGCCAACCGCGCCGGACACGTGGTCACCAACCACACAACGAGCGTCACCAGGAGCGCGCAACGAGCGGCCCGCGCCGTGCAGTGCCACCCACGTGATCCACAGGAGCGTCCACTGCGTCTTCACTAGCGCCTGCCGACAGCACCCACCGCGCCACCAGCAGCGCCCACTCACGTGCTCACCAGCGGCGCCAATCAAGCACTCACCGAGCGCCACCAGCAGCGCCAATCGAGCGTCATCAGTGCCCACCGCGGCCAACAGCAGTGCCCTCAGCGGCATACGCGCCCAACGCACAGCCCCACGAGCGGCTACCACCGAGCGCCATCAAGCAGGGCAACAGCCGTGCCCACCGAGCGCTCACCACACCGATCAGCGCTGCCGCGCATCAGGCGCGCCACGGGATGCGCCCACCACGTGCTCACCAGGAGCGCCCAACGATCAGCGCCGCCGCAACCACATCGGTCAGCCACTGCCGCACGTCAACAGCACCTGCCGTGCGCCCGCCGCATCACGCCCCTG GAACCCGTCAGGCGACACCGCGGGAACCTGCATCACCACGGAGAACAGGTACGGCCTACAGCCGCAGGCGGACGCCGCCACGGCAAAGGAGAAGAACCCGTTTCGACGCCCCTCCACGAGCGCCATGTTGGCCACCACAACGGT CGCCAACGAGGAGGACGCAGGACCCGCTGCTGGCCAGGACCCAGGAGTCGGAGGAAACGCTCCCCAGGGTTTCGTAGACCCGCCACCGCCGGCCATACCAGAGGCATCGCCCGGATCACCACCGGAGCGGCCACCGAGAGCATCTCCCAGAACGCCGCGACGGACGTCACCCCCAGGAG CTCCCCACGAACCCCGGAAGGGATGTTGCGACCGCACCTCTGCGCGCGCCGTCCCGCAAACTCCCGGCCGCACGATCGCACCAAGCGAGATGGGCTGGGAACCGGACCTGCAATTATTCCTCAGCGGGGAAGAGGAGGATGAGGTCCTGCAAGCCCTCCGGGAGTGTCCGGACGCTGGACAAGTCATGGAGGAGgcccaatggatcgtcgcccCAGTCGGCTGGAGG